The following DNA comes from Bacillus spongiae.
AGAAATTTTTATCGGTACCTTTTGAAGCAGCTCCATTAGAAGTTCTTCTATCCCCTCTCTTAACGTCTTCCCTTTTAATGCGATAGGCCTTAAATGAAGTAGTAATGCTCTCATTTCAAGCTGAGATTGATGAATCATTTCTTCTACCATAAGTAATTGCTTGGAGTCCTTAGCATCAACCGTTTCTGTGATAGCAGACATTAACATCGACGCAGCAAATAACTGTTGACTAACGGAATCATGTAACTCACGCGCTAATCGATTTCGCTCTTGAGATACGAGCTTTTGTACTTGTTTTTCTTGAACTTCCGCCTTTTCATTAGCAAGTTTCTGCGCTTGTTTTCTTTGCTCTGTTATTTGTTTATCTACAGATATAAGTCGATCCATAATATCATCTAATTCTTTTATACCTATGATGCCTGGTTGAACATGTATCCCTTGTTGAAGTTGCTTAACAGCATAATCAATCGATTTCCATTTCTTTCGCCAATAAATGCCCGATATAAGTCCATAGAATGAGCCAATTAATAGCAGCAAAACAGGCACGGCAAAGATAAATGGAATATCAAACAGCTCCTGTTCCCAAAGCTGTGAAAGTGAGTTAATTGGAAACGTCATAAAGGTAACGAGAAAAAAAAGGGGGCCAATAATAAACGTAAATAGAATGATTAAAAGCGTATGTCGCTGAA
Coding sequences within:
- a CDS encoding sensor histidine kinase translates to MNIIQRHTLLIILFTFIIGPLFFLVTFMTFPINSLSQLWEQELFDIPFIFAVPVLLLLIGSFYGLISGIYWRKKWKSIDYAVKQLQQGIHVQPGIIGIKELDDIMDRLISVDKQITEQRKQAQKLANEKAEVQEKQVQKLVSQERNRLARELHDSVSQQLFAASMLMSAITETVDAKDSKQLLMVEEMIHQSQLEMRALLLHLRPIALKGKTLREGIEELLMELLQKVPIKISWKVEEMSLDKGIEDHLFRILQESVSNTLRHAKASSLRVLLIERDDVHILRVEDDGVGFNVEETKAGSYGLHMMNERAIELGGSLKIISLLNQGTILEVRIPKIANGGEEND